In a single window of the Coffea eugenioides isolate CCC68of chromosome 3, Ceug_1.0, whole genome shotgun sequence genome:
- the LOC113765393 gene encoding GDSL esterase/lipase 1-like gives MANLHIQLHLVALFFLSSLILPSNCLPALHPKPPVALHPKSPVALIVFGDSLFDPGNNNYIKTTTTFQANFPPYGETYFKSPTGRFTNGRTIPDFVAEFAKLSLISPYLQTGHHEVLTKGVNFASGGAGALVETNKGSVISLHMQFNNFREANKQLRLKLGKRAARRVVKNAVYLISIGSNDYLNPLINNPSMFKSHAPQDFVAMVVGNITSVLKKIHREGGRKIGILTLGPLGCFPRLRLANVAAGGNGECLEQATALVKLHNPLLSQKLQLLQKQLKGFKYSYFDFFTVYTETIQNPPKYGFKEVKSACCGSGPFRGNFSCGGKRGVKKYELCHNPKDYLFFDAEHPSEAANFLSARLMWGGPSNVTGPYNIRSLFMR, from the exons ATGGCAAATTTGCATATCCAACTTCACTTAGTAGCATTATTCTTCCTTTCTAGTCTTATACTGCCCTCTAATTGCCTTCCTGCCCTTCATCCAAAACCCCCTGTTGCCCTCCATCCAAAATCCCCTGTTGCCCTCATTGTCTTTGGTGATTCACTTTTTGACCCTGGAAATAATAACTACATCAAGACAACCACTACTTTCCAGGCAAATTTCCCACCTTATGGAGAAACATATTTCAAATCCCCAACCGGGAGGTTTACCAATGGCCGCACCATCCCTGATTTTGTAG CTGAATTTGCAAAATTATCCTTAATTTCACCATATCTGCAAACCGGGCATCATGAGGTTTTGACCAAGGGCGTGAACTTTGCATCTGGCGGTGCTGGTGCTCTTGTGGAAACTAATAAGGGATCG GTGATCAGCCTTCATATGCAATTCAATAACTTTAGGGAAGCTAACAAACAGTTGAGGTTGAAGCTAGGTAAAAGAGCAGCAAGACGAGTGGTGAAAAATGCTGTGTACTTGATCAGCATTGGAAGTAATGATTACTTGAACCCGTTGATTAATAATCCCAGTATGTTTAAGTCGCATGCGCCACAAGATTTTGTAGCAATGGTGGTTGGCAACATTACATCAGTGCTTAAG AAAATTCACAGGGAAGGTGGAAGAAAAATTGGGATTTTAACTTTGGGTCCTTTAGGTTGTTTCCCAAGGCTTAGGCTGGCCAATGTGGCCGCTGGAGGAAATGGAGAGTGCCTGGAACAGGCCACAGCTTTGGTCAAATTACACAATCCGTTGCTTTCCCAAAAGCTCCAATTGCTACAGAAACAGCTCAAAGGTTTTAAGTACTCATATTTTGACTTCTTCACGGTTTACACTGAGACGATACAAAATCCACCCAAATACG GTTTCAAGGAAGTGAAGAGTGCATGCTGTGGTAGCGGTCCTTTCCGAGGAAACTTTAGCTGCGGAGGAAAGAGAGGAGTAAAAAAATATGAGCTGTGTCATAATCCCAAAGATTATCTATTTTTCGACGCTGAGCATCCAAGTGAAGCGGCCAACTTCTTGTCTGCGCGGTTGATGTGGGGAGGGCCTTCCAACGTTACAGGGCCTTACAATATCCGGTCCCTGTTTATGCGCTAA
- the LOC113765394 gene encoding ribonuclease 2-like isoform X2 gives MAFLPIQIVVLMQLLMILVASLCLMKINGVDLGEELTGGVHGGGSGQEQREFDYFKLALQWPGTICQGNHRCCASNGCCQGSNSLSEFTIHGLWPDYNDGSWPACCNGPRYDSKEISTLTDVLKKYWPSLSCSKSSTCHGGKGTFWAHEWEKHGTCCSPVIRDEYSYFLTAINVYSKYNVTQVLNEAGYLPSNSEKYPLGGIIAAIQNAFHATPELQCKGGAVEELRLCFFKDFKPRDCISEPHIESYLVASSSCPKYVSLPDVQASSRYADTRVAF, from the exons ATGGCTTTTCTCCCCATCCAAATAGTTGTATTAATGCAGCTCTTGATGATTTTAGTTGCATCCTTATGTCTTATGAAAATTAATGGTGTGGATCTTGGAGAAGAATTAACGGGAGGAGTACACGGAGGAGGCTCAGGTCAAGAACAAAGAGAGTTTGATTACTTCAAGCTGGCTCTTCAATGGCCAGGCACCATTTGTCAAGGAAATCACCGGTGTTGTGCCTCCAATGGTTGTTGCCAAGG CTCGAATTCGCTATCTGAATTTACAATAC ATGGACTATGGCCTGATTACAATGATGGATCTTGGCCAGCCTGTTGCAATGGTCCCAGATATGATTCCAAAGAG ATTTCAACACTGACTGATGTTCTCAAGAAGTATTGGCCATCTTTAAGTTGTAGTAAATCATCAACATGCCATGGAGGGAAAGGAACATTTTGGGCTCATGAG TGGG AAAAGCATGGGACATGTTGCTCTCCTGTTATTCGTGATGAATACAGCTATTTTTTGACGGCTATTAATGTCTACTCCAAGTATAATGTCACA CAAGTTCTGAATGAAGCTGGATATTTACCATCAAACTCTGAAAAGTATCCTCTAGGGGGCATAATCGCAGCAATTCAAAATGCTTTCCATGCAACACCGGAGCTCCAGTGCAAAGGTGGTGCAGTGGAGGAACTCCGTTTGTGCTTCTTTAAGGATTTCAAG CCTCGAGATTGCATCAGTGAACCTCACATTGAAAGTTATCTGGTTGCTTCAAGCTCGTGTCCCAAGTACGTCAGCTTGCCTGATGTTCAAGCCTCTTCAA GATATGCTGACACAAGAGTGGCTTTCTGA
- the LOC113765394 gene encoding ribonuclease 2-like isoform X1, whose product MAFLPIQIVVLMQLLMILVASLCLMKINGVDLGEELTGGVHGGGSGQEQREFDYFKLALQWPGTICQGNHRCCASNGCCQGSNSLSEFTIHGLWPDYNDGSWPACCNGPRYDSKEVLCLTMLCFGHEHAFNRTSIQNTISTLTDVLKKYWPSLSCSKSSTCHGGKGTFWAHEWEKHGTCCSPVIRDEYSYFLTAINVYSKYNVTQVLNEAGYLPSNSEKYPLGGIIAAIQNAFHATPELQCKGGAVEELRLCFFKDFKPRDCISEPHIESYLVASSSCPKYVSLPDVQASSRYADTRVAF is encoded by the exons ATGGCTTTTCTCCCCATCCAAATAGTTGTATTAATGCAGCTCTTGATGATTTTAGTTGCATCCTTATGTCTTATGAAAATTAATGGTGTGGATCTTGGAGAAGAATTAACGGGAGGAGTACACGGAGGAGGCTCAGGTCAAGAACAAAGAGAGTTTGATTACTTCAAGCTGGCTCTTCAATGGCCAGGCACCATTTGTCAAGGAAATCACCGGTGTTGTGCCTCCAATGGTTGTTGCCAAGG CTCGAATTCGCTATCTGAATTTACAATAC ATGGACTATGGCCTGATTACAATGATGGATCTTGGCCAGCCTGTTGCAATGGTCCCAGATATGATTCCAAAGAGGTGCTTTGTCTGACCATGCTCTGCTTTGGACATGAACATGCTTTCAATCGAACTTCCATCCAAAATACC ATTTCAACACTGACTGATGTTCTCAAGAAGTATTGGCCATCTTTAAGTTGTAGTAAATCATCAACATGCCATGGAGGGAAAGGAACATTTTGGGCTCATGAG TGGG AAAAGCATGGGACATGTTGCTCTCCTGTTATTCGTGATGAATACAGCTATTTTTTGACGGCTATTAATGTCTACTCCAAGTATAATGTCACA CAAGTTCTGAATGAAGCTGGATATTTACCATCAAACTCTGAAAAGTATCCTCTAGGGGGCATAATCGCAGCAATTCAAAATGCTTTCCATGCAACACCGGAGCTCCAGTGCAAAGGTGGTGCAGTGGAGGAACTCCGTTTGTGCTTCTTTAAGGATTTCAAG CCTCGAGATTGCATCAGTGAACCTCACATTGAAAGTTATCTGGTTGCTTCAAGCTCGTGTCCCAAGTACGTCAGCTTGCCTGATGTTCAAGCCTCTTCAA GATATGCTGACACAAGAGTGGCTTTCTGA